The following proteins are co-located in the Cupriavidus pauculus genome:
- a CDS encoding DNA translocase FtsK, whose product MGLGWFGLSTFWLLPLVWRTVGRVLAGDRRLFGRGSLRVWMGTVLVLGASATLEALTGGEGDTAGGAVGHALAGTASGMLGWTGALLMMLAVLGLAAPMVFGETWRSLFLLRRPRTDADEAPAATRHESRADSRADLRADLRADARADSRPDFRHDGAPSQPAARDAGQRWETTSLPSQSTPAWQSPRHKGIEAVSARRQPAWQPPPRTRQSPPQPGEIWLHHAEAPGAVNREPAGVAPARPASRHESRPESRPVPAPQKPSPRPAAPAAARPASPPQATVVSSPFRNPQLGLRSAVTTLPEAMAKPAVAAVQVDADVAVVDAPPVSPPVVVQAEQPAPVANVAPVTAADDAPVTLESIREEALALLAELRQLAGQPVETPALTEAALAPSVVEPAAIELGAEEAVEAAIESESPAEVLTASPPSPSTSAAIDAAVAASISDAETVEASAPEPDVAQAVDAPPPVAEDSSPVEDANAFVQPTPKPRIVLPAVVGRTVPLTPATPPAAVAPAVVPPPPAPRPPVDYRLPGTDLLEPAPEDVGGNADQISEERLQQTGDLIAQRLAEFKVPVSVVGASAGPVITRFEVDPAVGVRGAQVVGLVKDLARALGVTSIRVVETIPGKTCMGLELPNARRQMIRLSEIVSGSAFDHHASKLVLAMGKDITGNPVVTDLARAPHLLVAGTTGSGKSVAVNAMILSMLYKATPEDVRLIMIDPKMLELSVYEGIPHLLAPVVTDMKQAAHALNWCVGEMEKRYRLMSALGVRNLAGYNQKIRAAEAAEQKVPNPFSLTPDAPEPLSTLPLIVVVIDELADLMMVAGKKIEELIARLAQKARAAGIHLILATQRPSVDVITGLIKANIPTRVAFQVSSKIDSRTILDQMGAESLLGQGDMLFLPPGTGYPQRVHGAFVADEEVHRVVEHWKQFGEPDYEEAILAGDAPEGAADLFGEGGSDGEADPLYDEAAQFVLTSRRASISAVQRQLRIGYNRAARLIEQMEVAGLVSPMGRNGTREVIAPGGPAD is encoded by the coding sequence ATGGGTCTGGGCTGGTTCGGATTGTCCACCTTCTGGCTGTTGCCGCTGGTCTGGCGAACGGTGGGCCGCGTGCTCGCCGGTGATCGCCGGCTGTTCGGCCGCGGTTCGCTGCGTGTTTGGATGGGTACGGTGCTGGTGCTGGGTGCCAGTGCCACGCTGGAAGCCCTGACCGGCGGCGAAGGTGACACGGCCGGCGGTGCCGTGGGCCATGCGCTGGCCGGCACCGCGAGCGGCATGCTCGGATGGACCGGCGCGCTGCTGATGATGCTGGCCGTGCTGGGCCTGGCCGCGCCGATGGTGTTCGGCGAGACGTGGCGCAGCCTGTTCCTGCTGCGCCGGCCCCGCACCGACGCCGACGAGGCGCCCGCCGCCACCCGGCACGAGTCGCGTGCCGATTCCCGTGCTGACCTGCGTGCCGATCTGCGCGCGGATGCCCGTGCCGACAGCCGTCCCGATTTCCGCCACGATGGCGCGCCGTCGCAGCCAGCCGCCCGCGACGCGGGCCAGCGCTGGGAGACGACATCGCTGCCGTCCCAATCGACGCCCGCATGGCAGTCGCCGCGCCACAAGGGCATCGAGGCCGTGTCCGCGCGCCGCCAGCCCGCATGGCAGCCGCCGCCGCGCACGCGCCAGTCGCCGCCCCAGCCGGGCGAGATCTGGCTCCATCACGCCGAGGCCCCGGGCGCCGTGAACCGCGAGCCGGCGGGTGTTGCGCCGGCGCGGCCGGCGTCGCGTCATGAATCGCGCCCCGAATCGCGTCCTGTCCCCGCGCCGCAGAAGCCGTCGCCCCGTCCGGCTGCGCCCGCGGCAGCCCGTCCCGCGTCGCCGCCGCAGGCCACCGTGGTCAGCAGCCCGTTCCGCAATCCCCAGCTCGGCCTGCGCTCGGCCGTCACGACGCTGCCCGAGGCGATGGCCAAGCCGGCCGTGGCAGCGGTGCAAGTCGATGCCGATGTCGCCGTGGTCGACGCCCCGCCCGTATCGCCGCCGGTAGTGGTGCAGGCCGAACAGCCGGCGCCGGTCGCCAATGTCGCGCCGGTCACGGCAGCGGACGACGCCCCCGTCACGCTGGAATCGATCCGCGAAGAAGCGCTCGCGCTGCTGGCCGAACTGCGCCAGTTGGCCGGGCAGCCGGTGGAAACACCGGCTTTGACCGAAGCCGCATTGGCACCATCGGTGGTCGAGCCTGCTGCCATCGAACTGGGTGCCGAAGAGGCGGTCGAGGCGGCTATCGAATCGGAATCGCCGGCCGAAGTCCTCACCGCCTCCCCGCCATCCCCATCGACGTCGGCAGCCATCGACGCCGCCGTGGCTGCGTCGATTTCCGACGCCGAGACGGTCGAAGCCAGCGCGCCCGAGCCGGACGTCGCCCAGGCCGTCGACGCCCCGCCGCCCGTCGCCGAGGACTCGTCCCCGGTCGAGGACGCCAACGCCTTCGTCCAGCCCACGCCCAAGCCGCGCATCGTGCTGCCGGCCGTGGTCGGCCGCACCGTCCCGCTGACCCCGGCCACGCCGCCGGCAGCCGTGGCCCCGGCCGTCGTGCCGCCGCCGCCAGCGCCGCGCCCGCCGGTCGACTACCGCCTGCCGGGCACCGACCTGCTCGAACCGGCGCCCGAGGATGTCGGCGGCAACGCCGATCAGATTTCCGAGGAACGGCTGCAACAGACCGGCGACCTGATCGCCCAGCGGCTGGCCGAGTTCAAGGTGCCGGTGTCCGTGGTGGGCGCCAGCGCCGGGCCGGTGATCACGCGCTTCGAGGTCGATCCGGCCGTCGGCGTGCGCGGCGCGCAGGTGGTGGGACTGGTGAAGGACCTGGCGCGCGCGCTGGGCGTGACGTCGATCCGCGTGGTTGAGACGATTCCCGGCAAGACCTGCATGGGCCTGGAACTGCCGAACGCCAGGCGGCAGATGATCCGGCTGTCCGAGATCGTCAGCGGCAGCGCGTTCGATCACCATGCGTCCAAGCTGGTGCTGGCGATGGGCAAGGACATCACCGGCAACCCGGTGGTCACCGATCTGGCCCGCGCGCCGCACCTGCTGGTGGCCGGCACCACGGGCTCGGGCAAGTCCGTCGCGGTCAACGCGATGATCCTGTCGATGCTGTACAAGGCCACGCCCGAGGACGTGCGCCTGATCATGATCGACCCGAAGATGCTGGAGCTGTCGGTCTACGAGGGCATTCCGCACCTGCTGGCGCCGGTAGTCACCGACATGAAGCAGGCCGCCCACGCGCTGAACTGGTGCGTCGGCGAGATGGAAAAGCGCTACCGGCTGATGTCGGCGCTGGGCGTGCGCAACCTGGCCGGCTACAACCAGAAGATCCGCGCGGCCGAGGCGGCGGAGCAGAAGGTGCCGAACCCGTTCTCGCTGACGCCCGACGCGCCCGAGCCGCTGTCGACGCTGCCGCTGATCGTGGTGGTCATCGACGAACTGGCCGACCTGATGATGGTGGCCGGCAAGAAGATCGAGGAACTGATCGCGCGGCTGGCGCAGAAGGCGCGGGCGGCCGGCATCCACCTGATCCTGGCCACGCAGCGGCCGTCGGTGGACGTCATCACGGGCCTGATCAAGGCCAATATCCCGACGCGCGTGGCGTTCCAGGTGTCATCGAAGATCGATTCGCGGACCATCCTGGACCAGATGGGCGCCGAGAGTCTGCTGGGGCAGGGCGACATGCTGTTCCTGCCGCCGGGCACCGGCTACCCGCAACGCGTGCACGGCGCGTTCGTGGCCGACGAGGAAGTGCACCGCGTGGTGGAGCACTGGAAGCAGTTTGGCGAGCCCGACTACGAGGAAGCCATCCTGGCCGGCGACGCACCCGAGGGCGCGGCCGACCTGTTCGGCGAAGGCGGCAGCGATGGCGAGGCCGATCCGCTGTACGACGAGGCCGCCCAGTTCGTGCTGACGTCGCGCCGGGCGTCGATATCCGCCGTCCAGCGGCAACTGCGCATCGGCTACAACCGCGCGGCGCGGCTGATCGAGCAGATGGAAGTGGCGGGGCTGGTCTCGCCCATGGGCCGCAACGGGACGCGCGAGGTCATCGCGCCCGGCGGGCCCGCCGACTGA
- a CDS encoding cupin domain-containing protein, translating to MHATQGNLLGDVPVHADGEVFTELLRWAGTGQVRIERIVSNGQASPPGFWYDDADDEWVLLISGTAAVEIEDGPTHTLGAGDWLHLPAHCRHRVAWTDAAQPTIWLAVHVAPAIGRST from the coding sequence ATGCACGCAACCCAGGGCAACCTGCTAGGCGACGTCCCGGTCCACGCCGACGGCGAGGTCTTCACCGAACTGCTGCGCTGGGCCGGCACAGGCCAGGTCCGCATCGAGCGGATCGTCTCGAACGGCCAGGCCAGCCCGCCCGGCTTCTGGTACGACGACGCCGACGACGAATGGGTGCTGCTCATCAGCGGCACCGCCGCCGTCGAGATCGAAGACGGCCCCACCCACACCCTGGGCGCCGGCGACTGGCTCCATCTGCCCGCCCACTGCCGCCACCGCGTAGCCTGGACCGACGCCGCCCAGCCGACAATCTGGCTGGCCGTGCACGTGGCGCCGGCAATCGGGCGGTCAACGTAG
- a CDS encoding glycine betaine ABC transporter substrate-binding protein, with translation MPRLLVVWIALAGLLAGVARADTLRIGSKRFTESYILGEILAQTAAPHADVRHVPGLGNTAIVFEALKAGSIDAYPDYTGTLASEILKLPGAAATLEQINAALAPMGLGAAIPLGFDNTYAIAVADARAGALRTLADLASQPGLRVGLSHEFLGRADGWPALVQRYGLPQKPVGIDHGIAYEAVANGQIDATDIYATDAKIRKFHLRVLADNLHVFPRYDAVIVYRLDVARRFPTAWQAVRQLHGRISVADMIDMNAAAEIDGESFAAVARRFLAGHAGPAAAARPQGLLAVLTGADTWRLTVRHLALVGGAVGAATLVGVPLGIVAARRRRLGQALLVLVGVLQTVPSLALLAMLIPLLGRIGVWPALIALFLYALLPIVRNACTGLQEIPPGMRDAARALGFRPLQVLRYVEVPLAMPVVLAGVKTAATISVGTATIAAFVGAGGYGERIVTGLALNDSTLLLAGAIPAALLAMLLQGAFGGVEWWTRRRRAV, from the coding sequence ATCCCCCGGCTGCTCGTTGTCTGGATTGCCCTGGCGGGCCTGCTCGCCGGCGTGGCCCGTGCGGATACGTTGCGCATCGGGTCCAAGCGCTTTACGGAGTCATACATCCTGGGCGAAATCCTCGCGCAGACGGCGGCGCCGCATGCGGACGTGCGCCATGTGCCGGGGCTGGGCAACACGGCCATCGTGTTCGAGGCGCTCAAGGCCGGGTCGATCGATGCCTATCCCGATTACACCGGCACGCTCGCCAGCGAGATCCTGAAGCTGCCGGGCGCCGCGGCCACGCTTGAGCAGATCAACGCCGCGCTGGCGCCGATGGGGCTGGGCGCGGCGATTCCGCTGGGGTTCGACAACACCTATGCCATTGCCGTGGCCGACGCCCGGGCGGGCGCGCTGCGCACGCTGGCGGATCTGGCCAGCCAGCCGGGGCTGCGCGTGGGCCTGTCGCACGAATTCCTGGGCCGTGCCGATGGCTGGCCGGCGCTCGTGCAGCGCTACGGGCTGCCGCAGAAGCCCGTCGGCATCGACCACGGCATTGCCTACGAGGCCGTCGCCAACGGTCAGATCGATGCAACCGACATCTACGCCACCGACGCCAAGATCCGCAAGTTCCACCTGCGCGTGCTGGCCGACAACCTGCACGTCTTTCCGCGCTACGACGCCGTGATCGTCTACCGGCTCGACGTTGCCCGACGCTTCCCGACCGCGTGGCAGGCCGTGCGGCAGCTCCACGGCCGCATCTCGGTGGCGGACATGATCGACATGAACGCGGCGGCCGAGATCGATGGCGAATCGTTCGCGGCCGTGGCGCGGCGCTTTCTGGCAGGCCACGCCGGCCCGGCTGCGGCCGCGCGCCCGCAGGGTCTGCTGGCGGTGCTGACCGGTGCCGATACCTGGCGCCTGACCGTGCGGCATCTGGCGCTGGTAGGCGGCGCGGTGGGGGCGGCCACGCTGGTCGGAGTGCCGCTTGGCATCGTCGCGGCGCGCCGGCGGCGGCTGGGGCAGGCGCTGCTGGTGCTGGTGGGGGTGTTGCAGACCGTGCCGTCGCTGGCGCTGCTGGCGATGCTGATCCCGCTGCTGGGGCGCATCGGCGTCTGGCCGGCGCTGATCGCGCTGTTCCTCTACGCGCTGCTGCCGATCGTCCGCAATGCCTGCACCGGCCTGCAGGAGATACCGCCCGGCATGCGCGACGCGGCGCGCGCGCTCGGTTTCCGGCCGTTGCAGGTGCTGCGCTACGTCGAGGTGCCGCTGGCAATGCCGGTGGTGCTGGCCGGGGTCAAGACGGCGGCGACGATCAGCGTGGGCACGGCGACGATTGCCGCGTTTGTTGGCGCGGGCGGCTATGGCGAGCGCATCGTCACCGGGCTGGCGCTCAACGATTCGACGCTGCTGCTGGCGGGCGCCATCCCGGCCGCGCTGCTGGCCATGCTGTTGCAGGGTGCGTTCGGCGGCGTGGAATGGTGGACGCGCCGGAGGCGTGCAGTCTGA